Part of the Jatrophihabitans sp. GAS493 genome, TCGATTCCAGGCTTGATGTTGTGAAGCACGATGGAACGGCATGTTCGTTCGTGGCAGCCTCTGATGCTCGAATGGAAGCGCGGCCGACAGACAGATTTCGACCCGACGCCGGATCAAGGCCCGGGCCGCATGGGGGCCACACCGCACCCGAAAGAGACCATCGCCAACCACGACAACCAACGACGGAAGTCCCAGAAACCAACGGACTCAACTTCAGTAACGGCAACCAACTCGCTGCGGAAAGCATTGACACGGTAGGGGTCACTGGTTCAATCCCAGTATCGCCCACCTTTGAACCCCCCGGATTCCGGGGGGTTCAGTTGTTTCCGGGGATGTCTCGGGCCGCGCTGGGGCCGCGTGAGCGTTGGTTGCGCTGGCTAGCGATGGTCTCGGTGTGGCCCCGATGTGGCCCGACGGCGGCGGTCCAGGCCTTCGGCCGGGCTCGGTGAGCCGTCCGGCGTCCGCGTCCCAGGCGGTCTAGCGCGTCGGTGGCCCTTGGTAGCCGTCGAGGAGCGCACGCGGGCGACGACTGAGCACATCACTTAGGGGCGTAGCGGTCATAGGCAGTTTCGCGTATCGTCATGCTTGCTCCGTGCGGCAGGTTTGCGTATCGTAGTGCAGGAACTGGAGGTGGTAGAGGTGAAGGCGAATCGATCGACGATCCTGCGGTCGCGGGATCGGTTCTGGCGTCCGGGCGACATTGCGGGTGCGCCGTCGACCGTGCAGCACCTGCTCGCGGACCTCGCCAAGGGCGGGGAGCTGCGTCGGGTGCGTAAGGGGCTGTACTGGCGTGGGACGAAGACGCCGCTTGGCATGAGTCCACCTCCGACGGACGCGTTGGCAGCGGAGGTGTCCGGCGACAAGGGCGTGGGGCCGGCCGGGTTGTCGGCTGCGAATCTGCTGCGACTGTCGACGCAGGTCCCTCGTCGGGCTCAGATCGCAGTGCCTGCTCGAGCCGGACGATCGACCCCGACCGTCGAGTTCGTGTCGCGCGCGGCTCGGACCGGTCGTCGCGCGGCTGGGCTGGACCGTACTGAGGTCGCGATGTTGGAAGTGCTCAACGACCTGTCGACCAGCGAGTTGAGCCCGCAGGAGTCGTGGCGGGCGCTTCGTGGCGCGGTGACGTCGGGACGGGTGCGTCCGGATCGATTGGCGAAGGCGGCGAAGACCGAGCCAGCGGTCACGCGGGCACGGTTGTCGGAGTTGCTGACCGACGCGGGGATGGCGGGGTTGGCCGCGAAGGTGCCGCCGGCGGATCCACGGGTGCGTGAGCGCGCTCTCGCTTCGTTCAAGTGAGTCCGGAGTCTGCGGTCGTTTGGCGTGAGGAGAATCGTGACATCTTCGCCCAGACGATCGCAGCGGCCGCCGAGCAGCTCTCGATCCCCCAGTTAGCGGTCGAGAAGGACTACTGGGTCTGCCAGGCGCTGCGTGCGATCGAGGAAGACGCGCCGGGGGAGACGATCTTCAAGGGGGGCACCAGCCTGGAGAAGCAGCGACTCATCGAGCGCTTCTCCGAAGACATCGACCTGCTCGTCATCGGCGCATACGACTCACGGCGTGCGGTAGAGCGGGCGATGAAAGGGATGTGCACCGCCGCGCAGAACGCCCTGCCTGGGAGCGTCGCGGAGAAGCGCAACAGCGGCGGCAAGCCGGGCTCGATGCACCGCAGTGTCTACCTGAGTGCCCCGCTGTCACCGCAGGCCACCAGCTCCGCCATCGCCGACCCGGGCGGCATCCTCGTCGAACTCGGTCAATCCGGGGGAGACCACCCGGTGAACCGTCGACCGGTGACGAGCATCCTGGCCCGGCAGCTTGCGGCCGCTGACATCCCGATAGAGGCCTTCGCCGATCTGGCACCGTTCGAAGTGTTGATGCTGCACCCGGGACGGACGCTGCTCGAGAAGCTGCTGCGCGTCAACAACTTCGTTGTGGATGCTGCTCGCCGCTCCGATCACGGATGGCCCCGTATCGGGCGCCAGTTCTATGACATCTGGGCGCTCCTTGGCAACGACCAGGTGCTGACGTTCCTGCGCGATCGAGTGACCGCTGCCGGTGTGCTCGCCGACTGCATCCGAGTGTCTGAGGACTTTTTGCCAGACCTGCCGCCGCCCGGCGGGGGCTTCGCCGCCTGCGAGGCGTTCAACCCCGATTGGGATCACGCCAGCCAACTACGCGCAGAACACGAGAACGCGATGCGCGATCTGTACTACGGCGCGGCGAGACCACCGAACTACGACGAAGTGATCGACCGGATTCGAGCCAATGCCAAGCTGCTTGACCTCGTTCTCTAGCCGCGCCATCGGCGGGCGCGACCAGCGACCCAGCGAGCTGAACGGGGTCTGGCGGCGCGCCGAATCGGTGATTACCACAGCTGATTTGTCCACGGCGTGTGCGAGTCTGATCCTCCAAAGGAGGCATCGTGGCGCGGTCGACGACCAACGTGTGGGCGAGGGAACGTCGTATCGGGCAAAACCCCGTACGACAGTTGCTCGTACGCGAGTGCAACAGCGTTGAAGTCGACCAAGGCAATGACGGGTCATGGTCCATCCGCAGCCCATACGGTGCTTGGCCCGCCCGGCGCGGCTCGGCAATCGGTCCGGATGGGCCGCTGACTGCGAACCTCCCGATGCTGGACTCCGGCAGAGGGCCAATCCACTGGCGCGGCAGCCGCGAGCCCTTGCCGCCCGAACAAGTGCTGGCATCCTTCGATGCCGCAATCGGATTCACCCCACACGACCGACCCAGGAGTCTACGACGCCCCCAGATCGCGGCGCTGCACTCCATCGTCGGCTACCAGTCCTCTGGCCTCCCAGAGCCAGGCATAGTGGTTATGCCCACCGGTACGGGGAAGACAGAGACAATGCTGGCGTGGCTGATAGCTCAACGCCCAACGAAGGTCCTGGTCATCGTGCCGTCGACGGCATTGCGTGATCAGATCGCCTCCAAGTTCGAGACATTGGGCATCCTGCAACAGGAGGCGATCGTCAGCCCGCAAGCTCTCCGCCCCGTCGTTGGCAGACTGGAAAAGCGGGTCGCCGATGTGGATGATGCGCGCGCGCTGGTTGCGGCGTGCAATGTCGTGGTCGCCACCCCGCAAGCGATACACGCCAACGACGGCCCGGTCCGTGACGCTTTCTACGAGGGCTTCACGCACCTACTCGTCGACGAGGCACATCACGCTCCCGCAACGACCTGGACCGAAATCATCCGAGAGTTTGCCGGCCGGCCGACCTTGCTGTTCACTGCCACGCCCTACCGCCGCGACGGCCGTACGTTGCCCGGACGGGTAATTTTTCGGTTTCCACTGCGAGAAGCGCAACGAGAAAACTACTTCAGCAGGATCGACTTCACCGCGGTCCTGGATCTCGACGATGACGACGAATCGCTCGCGCGCGCTGCTTTGGAGCGTCTGCGCTCGGACCTTGCCACTGGGTATCAGCACGTCTTGCTCGCGCGGGTCGCCACGAAGTCTAGAGCCGAAGAGATTCACGCCTTGTACAGCCGCTTGGCCGGCGAATTCGAGCCGCAGGTGCTCTATGACTCCCTGCCGGCGGGCCGCCGAAAACAGGCACTGGAGGCGATCCGCGCGCAGACGAGTCGCGTCATCGTGTGCGTGGACATGCTTGGCGAAGGCTTCGATCTCCCAACGCTCAAGGTCGGCGCGTTCCACGACTCTCACAAATCGCTCAGCCCGATGATCCAACTTATTGGGCGTCTCGCGCGCACCGTCTCCCCGGTGCCCATCGGCGCAGCCAGTGTGTTCGTGCGTCAGGACCCGAAACAAGCCCTGTCTCCACTGCGGTTTCTCCTGCGCGAGGACCCCGACTGGGACAAGGTCCTTAGTGACATCACTGAGCGGGCGACGGAACGGGCCGATGAGATAAACGCCTTCGAGGCGTCCTTTGATGGCGCGCCAGCCGACGTCCCGGTCGGTCTTCTCGAACCAAAGATGAGTGCGATCGCCTACGCGACATCAGCGACCGAATGGGACCCACTCGCGGCGCGCAGTGTCTACGGCGAGTCGATCTTGGACGATCTCATCAGCACCAGCGCTGACAGCGGCGTCGCCTGGTTCGTGATCGAGACCATCGACGACCTCCGCTGGGGCGACGTCCCATCGCTGAGGGCCACCAACTACACGCTGGTCGTTATGCATTTCGACCGCACACGCAGCCTGCTCTACATCCACGGATCGGACACCAAGCGCAAATACGACGATCTCGCGGCGGCAGTGCTCGGCCACGACCCAGCACCCGTCAAGGGCTACGACACGTTCCGGGTCTTCGCGAAGCTCGACCGCCTGATCCCCACCAACATCGGTCTGCTCGACGCACGAGACCGCGACAAGCGCTTCTCCATGCACGTCGGCAGCGACGTCGAGACCGCTCTTACCGAAGCAGAACGCACCCACAAGGCCAACACCCACGTGGCGGCCAAGGCGATCGAGAACGGCGACCGGGTCACGATCGCCGCATCCCTATCGGGCCGGTTCTGGTCGATGCGAAGCGCGCCGAACCTCGCCGACTGGTGTCGCTGGTGCGAAGAACAGGGCACCAAACTGCGGGATAAGTCCGTGGACATCCATTCGCTGTTCCGCGACATGATCATCCCGGTCGACGTCAAGGAGCGGCCGCCGCACCCCCTGCTCGCTCTGGAATGGCCCTGGGAGCTATATACCGGCAACGGAACTGCATCCAAAGTCAGCCACGACGGAGCAGGCGTCCTTCTCACCGACGCGGAGTTCAGAGTCGACGACCACGCCGACAGCGGCCCTCTCAAGTTCTCGATCGTCGCGCCGAGCTGGGAGATGCCCTACGAGGGCGAGTTCGGTGCGACCGGACTGCATTACCGCCCGGCCGGCACCGCCGACGCGGAAGTAGAAGACCGTCGCGGTGTGACGACGCCGCTCTCAAGCTGGCTGAACAAGCACAAACCGACCCTGTTCCTCAGCGGCGACCGCATGATCACCGGTGATGATCGACTTCTCGAGCCCCGGACTGAAGTCCCGCCCTACCCGCGTGCCGCGCTTCATCACTTGGACTGGGCGGCCAACGGCGTCGACATTCGAGTCGAGTCACAAGGAGCCGAGCGCCGAGCGGACTCGATCCAAGCCTTCATGGCACGACACCTGGTGCAGACTCAGACCTTCGACGTCCTCATCGATGACGACCGCTCCGGAGAAGCCGCCGATCTGGTCGGGGTCAGGATTGACCACGGAGATCTGCTGGTAACTCTGGTGCACTGCAAGTACTCGACGTCCGCAGTGCCCGGTGGGCGACTGGCTGACCTGTACGAGGTCTGCGGACAGGCCGTACGCGGAGCACGCTGGCGCGACAACGGCGCGATACCACTTTTGGACCACCTTGATAGGCGTGTGCAGGCGTACTCCCGCCGTACCGGAGGAACAGCTTTCGAAGTCGGCGACCGCGGTGACCTCTTCCGGATCAGGCAGCAAGCACCACAACTTTTCCCCCGCATCACCACATTGATCGTGCAGCCGGGGCTCAGCATCGCGGCGTCCACCGACGAGCAACTGAGACTGATCTCCGGTGCCGCCTCATACGTTCAGAGCGTGACCAAAGGCGCCTTCGAGGTCTACGGCTCAGTCTGACTTTTATCTCGATGGGAGCGTGTCTGGTGGCGCCAAGGTCCGCGGGGGTGTTCCGGCTCAACGCGGGCCGGCGACTATCGGCGTCAGTAGCCGGCGGTCCGGTGCCTCGGATTAATGGGCGTGAAGCGGACCACGCGCTGTCCAGGACCGGTGCGCGACCGGCCGGCGTGGGTTAGCGCCGCTCGACCCGCAGGTGCACGATGTGGAGGTGCGAAAGGAGTGGTCCCCGTGATCGCGGAGCCGATATGCCCGCTAGACGACACCCTGCCCGCCGCGTGGTGTAGCCACTGCAAGGGCCTCCTTGAGGAGCCGCCGCGAACCCGAGGCGACAGTGCCCGACTCCCGGTCGACGACGACGAGATCCGCACGTTCTCGCTCAAGCTCCACGCCGATGGTGCGCGGATACCGTGGGAGGGATATCTCGATGCCCTGGTAGGTCGCTGGGGCGACGCAATGACACGCGCTCAGCTGATGAGTAAGTGGAACCGCGTGAGCAACCAACTCGGCCGTGAGGGCTTGCTGGTGAATGACCCCGCGCTCCCGAACGGCATCATGCGTCCCAGCGACGAGCTTCCCCACGTGCGGTGGTTGAGCGTCGAAGACACGATCGCCGAGATCATCAAGCTCATCGAAAATGGCGGGTGGGTAAGCGGCGAGAAGGGCCTGAAGGACTGGGGAGTAGCCCAGCGACTTCGCACGGTGCAGTACCCGTGCGTGCACGACGCTCTCCACGCGATGAACAAGCGGGGTTACCGCGTCCACACCCGCAGCATCTTCTGGTACGTCAATCCGGAGTCGGGTCGCGAGATTTCGGTCTAGAGGTTGTCGAAGATGAAGACTTCAGCGTCGGGAGGTTGAGGCGAGGCGGGTGGCACGTCGCCGAGCGCGAGGACCGCCCCCGCGTCCACCAGCTCTCGCAACGTCAGCGGGCCAACACCGGGCTCGTTATGAACGGGAAGATCCAGCGCCGGGGCGAGACCGGCGGCGTGCGACTTCCACGCCCCATTCGGAGATTCCGGGTCGAGCGCGAGACTAACCGCGGCACAGACCGTCTGATCGTCGGCGAGCACCGGGCCTCCACTCATACCCCACGGCATGGCCAGGTCAGCTTCGAACGAGGGGCCAACCAGAGGCTCCTCGGGATCGCCGTTCGGGGATGAGCGCACAACGTGCCCGGCGGAACGTCTGAGTACCCGCTGGACGTCCAGGACGTTGTTGTCCTGCTCATCGACGATTCTCCGGACGCGCATCCCTGGGTAGCCAAACGCGTACGTCCAGGCAGAGGGATCGGGCAGGCCGAAACCGATGCCTATCTGGTCCGGGCAGAAGTCGCGACCGGCGGCGTCCTGCACCAAGGGGAGGGTCAGGAGGGCGATGTCGGACTGGAACCCCGACTCGGATTGACTTTCGGGGCCGAGCCATTCGGCTCCGCGCGAGACCTTTGAACCCCGATGATGAACCACGCGGTGGACAGGGATTGGTCGGCCGAGGTCCTTCTCGTCGTCGCTAGCGCCGAGTGCGAGGACGATCTGAATGGACGCGGGTCCGCGTTCGAGCCCCGACTTGTTCTCGCGAATGAACCTGTCGACGACATGCCAGGCCGTCACAAGGACGCAGGGTCTGCTCGACGCGATGCAGAAGGCGGTACCGAGCGCCTTCGCTTCCCCGTCGGCTGTGACACCAACGACTGGAAGCACGACGCGGTGCAGCCGGCTCGATTCGGGAACGTCGAGAATTTGGTGACCCGAGAACGCAAAGATTTCGACCACCGGGCTCGTTTCGTCCGCGTCAGGCACGATGCTCACGGTACTTGCCAGGTCGCAGTCGAGACGACCGAGATCTTCAGGGTGCTGGTAGCGGCGGATCACCGCCGAGCAACTGCATCGCGTCCATGATCTGTGCATCAGGCAGTTTCGGCCAGCTCATCGCGCTCGGCGGCTCGCCCTCCCTGCTTCGTCCGATGGTGACGTGGGGGATTGGCAGGGTGGGCGGGGCCGCACCAAGGACAAGATCGGTCGGCCACGCCATGTCGGGATGGTGCATGACGAGGTCGTCAGCGGCTCGCACCTGACGTTCGTTCACGTCGCGCGCGAAGTCGCCGTTCAACTGTCCGAATGAGCCCAACGAGGGAACCGGGCTGATCACGAGGAGCCGGCTCGGGCTGACGGGAACGAGCACCTCGAAGTCGTCCGGAAGGACTTCTGGTCCGTCGTTGAACTCGCCTTGTAGGCCGCGCGTCACCACAGGGGTGTCGCTTGTGACAAGGAGTCCAGCATTCGAACCCAGAAGAGACCAGTGGAAAGAGGGCAGAAGCACCTTGACGCGCTGAGCTTCCCGGACCATGTTCCGCATCATCGCGTCCGGACCGACAGTCCTCAGCTTGGCGGGTGCGCGAGGACCAAGATACGCAGCCAGCTCTGCTACCTGAGCATCTGTCGGGTCGAACTGCGGGTCCGTTTCGATCATCTTGCTGATGACGCGTCCCGCGTAGTCGACGCGGCCCGCAATGTCCGCGACCTCCATTTGGCTGCGACGGAACGAGGCACCACGCACCATCTGGAAGGCGATAAACATGGATGCGAGGTCGACTGCGGGGCTGACCGGCAAAACGCCCTTCCGCAGCGCGTCGATGACCTCAGCGCCGTCGCTCTCGACCTCCCGCGAGAACCACGTCTCGATCGAGTCGTCGAGCGTCGAAGTCAGCCCTGGGTCGTAGAAGTCGCGGATGACGGTGGCCTTCGCAACCGAGATGGACCCAGTCGTTCCGTCGCGGTGCCGCCCAATCAGCTGTTTGCCGTCCTTGGCGAATCCCTTGAGGAACAACCTCGGAACGGTGTGGTGATTACGGGCAACCTGCACTGGATGAGTCTCTTTCCTCGGCGCTTCCGCCGCAATGGCGAGGCCACGTCTCGACCTCAATACTGTCCGAGAGGGTCGAATCTCAGTTGTTCGCGCGACCAAACGGGCAAGGCCGCGTCCTGAGAGCGGCACCCGGCACCTGCGAGTTGGGACCGAGCGGGCTTAGGCGCTCGTCGACACGCGCACGTAGCCGCGCGCTGTCGGGTCACGTGAACTCCTGTCCGCATCGGTCTTGGGCTCGAGGTGAATGTGCCACCTTGACCAGAACATTTCCAGCACGGCGGAAGGCTGAGGACTCGTCATGGCAGAGGCGAGGCCTTGACTGTCGTCAAGCGCGGTCCGGTCCATTGCATGCGAACCGGCTCGGGCCACATGGGGGCCACACCGCAACTGAAACCAACCGTCGTCGGTCACGACAACCAACATCGGAAATCGAGGATAGCTGGGACATCCAACGTGGGCGCAGAGTCGCCGAATCGGAATTCGAACGGATCGCGCTCATACGCCCAGGTCACTACGCGGCGTGAAACGGAGTTAGCGGCAGGACGGGTACCGTCGCCAACACACAGTGGCCGAGCATTCCGGTCGCCGCTCATATAGCGTCTAGGCATGCCGTCCTATGAGGCCGTGACGTTCACGCCGACGGTTCCCACAGCGCTCGCGACATCCAGTCGCTCGAGCTTGGATCTCCTTCACCTTCCCTACCCGTTCAGCCAAGTCCCGTTGCTTACGGCCAGCGATATGCTCGACGCCGCGAAGATCCGCCGCATCACGATGGCCGGCGATTGGGACCTCACCATCGACGGCTTGCAAGAACTTCATCGCTACCGCATTCTCGTGCCGATGTACTGCGTTCGGTTGACAAACGCCCGCGTGCCCGAGCCGTCACTTAACCTCACGAAGAGCCTCACTGCACAACACTGCCACACTACGATCCCCCAAGCCCTGTACCGAGCAGCCGTGGAGGGTCGTCTGAGCGATCCCGCCACGGTGCCGTTTCGTTCCTGGCCCACACGAAGGAAGCAAACAGCGTGGCCGACCGTCGAACGTGCTTACCTCTACTCACAGCATCAACTCATCGGCCTGCGACGAGCCCGAGGATTCGTATCCTCGCTCCGCCCCTACAAGGGTCCCGATCGGCGAGGCGTGTGGCGGCTTGACCCTGCCGCTCAGCCATCCCCGGAAGCGCGGACCGCACTTGCGTCTCCTGGACCCAGGGGAGCTCGCGCGGGTCCAAGTTCGGTGCCAGGTCGCGAAGAGCGGACTTGATCAGGCTGGAGAGTCGCTGAGCGTTGCTCCGAGTGCGACGTATTGGCGAGTCCTCACTCTGCCGCCCCCGCTGCCAGACGTAGGCGTTGCCGCCGATATCTCCCTGGTAGTGCTTGAGCTCGACCAGATGTAGGCGTCGCTCGCCGAGAACCAGAGCATCGATTTCGTGCCATTTGCCCTGACCATCGCGGAATTCGAAGTTCGTCCAGGCATGAAACGGTGCGGCATCCGGGAGCATCTCGCGCAGCCGAGCAAGCCCGTCCCGCTCGTGGGAGAACGGGGACGGAGAGATCTCGTGCCAGCGGGGGCTATTGGCGTCCATGCCAGCTCTCCGTCCTAGTCGTGATCGCTGCCCACGTGTGCGGGTGCCACTACGGTCGGTGACCGACCGTAGTCTGGCGTTGTTAGTCGAACAAACGGATAGTAGCTATGCTCGCTCGCATCTTCGCGCAGCGCGTCCAACGAGAACCTCCGCCAGTGGCCTTCCGCGTTCATGGCTTCGCAACGGGTTGCCTGCGTTCCGCGGTTATGCTCCGGACGATGAACGATCGGCGTCGACCTGCTGACCGAAAGCTGCCGGACGCCGGGACAGCAATTTGGGCACGTTTGGACACGGTGAATCGGACCGCCCGACGGCTGGGTCTTCTGGACAATCGCGTCGTGACCACAGCCCAGTTGCTTCCACTGGCCGCGGAACTGAAGAACTTGGCCAATGACATCAGAGGGCTCCCGGGGTTCGAGTCCAGCCGGGTGTATGCGGAACTGAGGGCCCTCGTCCGGCTCGTGGACGCCGCCCGCTCGAGGGCGGATCGCGCCGCCGGGAGATCCGCCCCGTCGACCAAGTCCCCCGTTCACGGGCAGCGCGACCAGGGTGCCCGCAGCTGGGCTGACGTGCGAGCCGACCTGGTCCTCGCGC contains:
- a CDS encoding DUF4238 domain-containing protein gives rise to the protein MPLSGRGLARLVARTTEIRPSRTVLRSRRGLAIAAEAPRKETHPVQVARNHHTVPRLFLKGFAKDGKQLIGRHRDGTTGSISVAKATVIRDFYDPGLTSTLDDSIETWFSREVESDGAEVIDALRKGVLPVSPAVDLASMFIAFQMVRGASFRRSQMEVADIAGRVDYAGRVISKMIETDPQFDPTDAQVAELAAYLGPRAPAKLRTVGPDAMMRNMVREAQRVKVLLPSFHWSLLGSNAGLLVTSDTPVVTRGLQGEFNDGPEVLPDDFEVLVPVSPSRLLVISPVPSLGSFGQLNGDFARDVNERQVRAADDLVMHHPDMAWPTDLVLGAAPPTLPIPHVTIGRSREGEPPSAMSWPKLPDAQIMDAMQLLGGDPPLPAP
- a CDS encoding trypsin-like peptidase domain-containing protein, which codes for MPDADETSPVVEIFAFSGHQILDVPESSRLHRVVLPVVGVTADGEAKALGTAFCIASSRPCVLVTAWHVVDRFIRENKSGLERGPASIQIVLALGASDDEKDLGRPIPVHRVVHHRGSKVSRGAEWLGPESQSESGFQSDIALLTLPLVQDAAGRDFCPDQIGIGFGLPDPSAWTYAFGYPGMRVRRIVDEQDNNVLDVQRVLRRSAGHVVRSSPNGDPEEPLVGPSFEADLAMPWGMSGGPVLADDQTVCAAVSLALDPESPNGAWKSHAAGLAPALDLPVHNEPGVGPLTLRELVDAGAVLALGDVPPASPQPPDAEVFIFDNL
- a CDS encoding nucleotidyl transferase AbiEii/AbiGii toxin family protein — protein: MSPESAVVWREENRDIFAQTIAAAAEQLSIPQLAVEKDYWVCQALRAIEEDAPGETIFKGGTSLEKQRLIERFSEDIDLLVIGAYDSRRAVERAMKGMCTAAQNALPGSVAEKRNSGGKPGSMHRSVYLSAPLSPQATSSAIADPGGILVELGQSGGDHPVNRRPVTSILARQLAAADIPIEAFADLAPFEVLMLHPGRTLLEKLLRVNNFVVDAARRSDHGWPRIGRQFYDIWALLGNDQVLTFLRDRVTAAGVLADCIRVSEDFLPDLPPPGGGFAACEAFNPDWDHASQLRAEHENAMRDLYYGAARPPNYDEVIDRIRANAKLLDLVL
- a CDS encoding DEAD/DEAH box helicase codes for the protein MWARERRIGQNPVRQLLVRECNSVEVDQGNDGSWSIRSPYGAWPARRGSAIGPDGPLTANLPMLDSGRGPIHWRGSREPLPPEQVLASFDAAIGFTPHDRPRSLRRPQIAALHSIVGYQSSGLPEPGIVVMPTGTGKTETMLAWLIAQRPTKVLVIVPSTALRDQIASKFETLGILQQEAIVSPQALRPVVGRLEKRVADVDDARALVAACNVVVATPQAIHANDGPVRDAFYEGFTHLLVDEAHHAPATTWTEIIREFAGRPTLLFTATPYRRDGRTLPGRVIFRFPLREAQRENYFSRIDFTAVLDLDDDDESLARAALERLRSDLATGYQHVLLARVATKSRAEEIHALYSRLAGEFEPQVLYDSLPAGRRKQALEAIRAQTSRVIVCVDMLGEGFDLPTLKVGAFHDSHKSLSPMIQLIGRLARTVSPVPIGAASVFVRQDPKQALSPLRFLLREDPDWDKVLSDITERATERADEINAFEASFDGAPADVPVGLLEPKMSAIAYATSATEWDPLAARSVYGESILDDLISTSADSGVAWFVIETIDDLRWGDVPSLRATNYTLVVMHFDRTRSLLYIHGSDTKRKYDDLAAAVLGHDPAPVKGYDTFRVFAKLDRLIPTNIGLLDARDRDKRFSMHVGSDVETALTEAERTHKANTHVAAKAIENGDRVTIAASLSGRFWSMRSAPNLADWCRWCEEQGTKLRDKSVDIHSLFRDMIIPVDVKERPPHPLLALEWPWELYTGNGTASKVSHDGAGVLLTDAEFRVDDHADSGPLKFSIVAPSWEMPYEGEFGATGLHYRPAGTADAEVEDRRGVTTPLSSWLNKHKPTLFLSGDRMITGDDRLLEPRTEVPPYPRAALHHLDWAANGVDIRVESQGAERRADSIQAFMARHLVQTQTFDVLIDDDRSGEAADLVGVRIDHGDLLVTLVHCKYSTSAVPGGRLADLYEVCGQAVRGARWRDNGAIPLLDHLDRRVQAYSRRTGGTAFEVGDRGDLFRIRQQAPQLFPRITTLIVQPGLSIAASTDEQLRLISGAASYVQSVTKGAFEVYGSV
- a CDS encoding NERD domain-containing protein is translated as MDANSPRWHEISPSPFSHERDGLARLREMLPDAAPFHAWTNFEFRDGQGKWHEIDALVLGERRLHLVELKHYQGDIGGNAYVWQRGRQSEDSPIRRTRSNAQRLSSLIKSALRDLAPNLDPRELPWVQETQVRSALPGMAERQGQAATRLADRDPCRGGARIRILGLVAGR